atagagGTCTCTATGGCTGTGCCTTTTGCCTATGTTGAAGAGGGTCTCTTCTCTGATCACACAAAGATCTCCATTCACTGAGTACTGGGCTCCCCATAAATCTAAATGACACATGTACATATAAGCTGCCCAGGCAGCGCACCCTCATACTCTGCCATCCACTGCCAAAGACACTCACTCAGAGTGATGTCCTGATAAAGCACAGTCTCAAAGTAGCCTGCAAAGCCATGCAGGACTGTGTTCACCTCCACAGGAAACTCCAAGGTACAATAGCGGTTGTTGTCAATCACAGGATCTGTCAGGAAAGAATTATGTGGCTGACAGGGCCAGAAGCTCTAGACAACTTGGTAAAGCATGAACAAGACCCAAGAAGGAAGCATAGATAAGGCAGACTAAGGACagcaagggaagaaaggaggaaggaagaagcccACACCCCTCCAGTCAGAGGACAGCCATAAAAGAACCTACCTCTGTTGGGATGGCTGAAGGTGAAACAGGGCTGGGGTGCAGACAGCTGGTGAAAGTTGTGCAGCCGTACCACGTAAGGCATCTCAAACTGTGCctgtcagagagaaagagacagagtgtGTGTTGGGGAAGACAGACAAAAGATACCTTCTTCCCCAAGgattaaaaaaacttttactttAGCACTTCCCTGATCCCTaacttctcctttgccttttctttctttttttttttttgagacggagttttgctattgttacccaggctggagtgcaatggcgcgatcttggctcaccacaatctccgcctcctgggttcaggcaattaattctcctgcctcagcctcctcctgagtagctgggattacaggcacgcgccaccacgcccagctagttttttgtatttttagtagagacggggtttcaccatgttgaccaggatggtctcgatctcttgacctcgtgatccacccgcctcggcctcccaaagtgctgggattacaggcttgagccaccacgcccggcctcctttgCCTTTTCATCCCCAGCAGAGAAAAACAATTGatgcaaatacagaaaaaataagaggACTAAAGAGTACCGCTCTTTCCAGAGAGAGTGGTTCTTTACCTCAGGGTCACGGTCCTTCTCCCTACAGGCTCGGACCTCATTGTACAGTTTGGAGGAGGAGATGGGAGCCAGGAAGGAAGTGTACGCTCCGGGGATGCTCACACCATCATCTGCATAGCAGGAAACTCAaattagttccagagggagggaAATGGTATGTCTGTACTAACCGAAGGATCAAACCTCCCATGTCAAACTGACCAATGTTGGCATGGGCATGGAAGAAAGGCAAAGGCATGTTGTCACATTACTAAGCCAGCCTGCTTCTAGCTACTGTCAGGAAGGATTCTACTTTTAGGTTAATTTACAGAGTCACAGATTAAAACTGAAAGAACCCAAGAGTCTAAACTGGTGGTCCTTAACTTTTGTGGGGTCACAAAGTCCCACAGAAGTTCCTGATGAAAGCTAAGCTCAGGATATATATGTCAGCTCAAGGAGTCCACTcccctcaattttttttattttgagacaagagtctcgctctgttgccgaggctggagtgcaggggcactatctcggctcactgcaaccttctccagggttcaagagattcttgtgcctcaacctcccaagtagctgggattacaggcacataccaccacacctggctaatttttttatttttagtagagatagggttttgccatgttgcccaagctggtctcgaactcctgacctcaagtgatccatccaccttggcctcccaaagtgctgggattacaggtgtgagccaccatgcttggcccactcccctcattttacaaatatgaaCACTAAGGTTTAGAGAGATGGTTTCATTTGCTAAGGGCAGAGGCAGTGGAACAGTAGCTCTCAAACTCATATGATCTGACCCAGGTCCAACCCACTTTCCCCTAAACTCTCTACCCTCCTTCCATGTTGCTGCCTCACCCATCATCACCCTCCACATATACCCCAACCTGGGGGCACCTTTTAGgaagtgctgggctccatccaggCATTCAGGCGACAACTCATTGTCAGCAaatgagcccagaagttcactGACAATGATGTCTGCTTTCTCTGGAGCCACCCATTCCCTCATGTCTGATGAGACTACGGTCACCTGGCTTCCCCATTCTTCAAACTGCCAGTTCTCTAGCCTGAAACAAAGATAACAAGGTGAGGAGAGATGTTAAGGAAACTTGGCAATGGAGACTAACTTCCCAGCAAGCAGGTTGCTACTCACGTCACCACGGCATTTGGGTTTTTCTCCACAGCGTACAGCTTTATCCGCCGGTCAGCCTGCTTGGCTGCCCGCAGGGAAGCGTTCACCAGGGGACCCCGTCCTGCTCCCAGCACCATCAATACCctaagaaagaaaggggaagagtCAAACAGACTTGGCATATACAGATGTAGGTACGCAAGTCCCTGGGATTGAGGGGAAGCACTCACTGGACATTGCTATCCTTCTCCTCTTCTGGTACTCGGTCTAGCAGACATTTATAGATGgcctggaggaaggagagaagatcCCATGGCTGTAATCCCATCCTCCCCGGGTCACGCTGCCCCTGTGCTTTCCTCACCCTGGGCACCACACAGTACCTGCTGGTACTGAGAGTATTTGATGGGGTCCTTTTCAAACACTTCATATGTCTGAGATTCCAGATTGTCCATCAGTGGCTGATAAATGAGGAAAAGGACATCGTTTCTGGCAAAGGACAATGtactaaaatatcaaaaacttCACACTGCTTTCTGAGCTTTAGTAAGATTTGGAGGTGTCTACTCTCAAGACACATTTTCCACCCCACCTTCCTCCTCTCAGTGCACTCCAGGCCCACCTGAAGCGGAGACTGCAGATAGTCTTCATAGCCCTTAGCGAAGAGTTCATAGGCATTAGGTGGAGGACGGTTTTGGCTTAAGTATTCCAAGTATTGGAGGTAGGAGCAGAACTCCTTCTCTGagtggtggttggtgcctgtgATGATGAACTGCACCTCCAACTGTAAGAAAAGTCAGACCATCAGACACAGCCCCAAACCAAGATTCTGGAATATTATGGTACATGGCCAAAGATCCCTGGTGTAAAATAAGGCCCAgggcaacttttctttttttgcccccCAAAAccgagtctcgctatgttgcccaggctggagcgcaatggtgtgatctcggctcactgcaacttccacctcccgggttcgagcaattctcctgcctcagcctcctaaatacctgggactataggcctgtgccaccaggcccggctaatttttgtatttttagtagagacgtggtttcaccatgttggccaggctggtctaaaactcctgacctcaggtggctacttgcctcagcctcccaaagtgctgggattagaggcatgagccactgcgcccaacacAGACCAACAGTTCTCTAGCATCTGTCCCAATACCAACAAAGGCTTCATGCTGggtggcgcggtggctcacgcctgtaatcccaacactttgggaggtcgaggcaggtggatcatttgaggtcagttcaagaccaacctgaccaacatggtgaaacccgtctctaagaaaaatgcaaaaattagccgagattacacctgtaatcctagctactcaggaggctaaagtgggagaattgcttaagcgtgggaggcagaggttccggtgagcagagatcatgccgctgcactccagtctgggtgacagagtaagaccctatctcaaaaaaaaaaaaaaaaaaaaaaaaaaaaaagaaagaaaagaaaaaaagaaaaacccctcTTATGCCATAAATTATCATCAACACTCAAAGAGCCCCATGGATCCTTGCTGTAATTTCCTAAATGAAACCTTCTGCAAAGTTCTCATAAGGTCTGCTTCCTTTTGACATGTTCCTAGGGCTACTActgtcatttgtcttttgttctCAAGACACCCAACTTCACTGAAATTGCTACCCAGAAACCAGAGTCATATtcagggtgggcatggtggctcatgcctgtaatcccagcattttgggaggccagggtgggtggatcacctgaggtcaggagttcaaaaccagcctgaccaacatggtgaaaccctgtctctactaaaaataccaaaatgagccaagcgtggtggcaggcgcctgtaatcccagctactcaggaggctgaggcaggagaatcatttgaacccaggaggcagaggatataggtgagccaagatcgcgccattgcactccagactgggcaacaagatggaaactgcaacacacacacacacacacacacacacacacacacgcacaatcagcctcacaggaaaaaaacaatcGTACACAGGTGAATAAGGCAAGGTGTATAGCTGGACCACCTTTAGAACCCTTCTACCACTCACCTTAAGGAGCCGGAAGATGAGCCTCTGGTGCATCTTAGAAAGAACAGGAAATCCCTTCTTATTGGTCAGGAAAATGCTGGTGGGGAGAATGGCTGCTTTGATGGGCTCCCCAAGCCAGCGATCAATGACATGATTAGATGGGAGGTCAGCCCCAATTTCAAGAGCTACATGAGtgaggcaaaagaaaaactgTCAACCACTGCCAGTCAAGACGCTCTTCGTTGCTCCTTTGTGCAAAATCTGTTTACTTCTTTAAGAGAAAGGCAGTCTGAGATAGTGGGAAAGTAGCAAAATTGTATGCTATACACAAaattcctaattcttttttttttttttttttttttttttttgagacggagtttcgctcgttacccaggttggagtgcaatggcgcgatctcggctcaccgcaacctccgcctcctgggttcaggcaattctcctgcctcagcctcttaagtagctgggattacaggcacacgccaccatgcccagctaattttttgcacctttagtagagacggggtttcaccatgttgaccaggatggtcttgatctctcgacctcgtgatccacccgcctcggcctcccaaagtgctgggattacaagcttgagccaccgcgcccggcccaaaattccTAATTCTTATTCACAGGACAGAGAAGTGACACCCATCCCAGGATCCTCATGGACTCACCTACTGCAATCCTCTTGCTGTAGTCACACAAAGTCCGGAAGTTGTGCCACCTGTTCAGAGTCCAATACAGAAAAGTACAGTCAACTACATATGGCCAACCTATCACCATAGCTCAAGGAGACCTCCCTACAGGTTCCGCTCTGTACTTCCCCTCACCCTATCCCTTGCACCCTGGTATAGCAGCAAACAGAGACATACCACATCCATGTCTTCTCCTCCCCACTGTActcctgtgtgtgtgtaattggTGCATTCTCAATTATATCATCTCTCAGGTCTTCTGGTGCCACCAATGGTACCCGCATCCAGAACTGCACATAAACATTCACCCTTTTAGAACTCTCTTTTGAACTGATTGGGTCCAGAGTTtccctcaattaaaaaaatcttcatcCAGACCTCGTTAATCCCTTTATATGCTTTTCCCAATTTGTGATTTTGTAAATGAATGTGTACCTTAGTATAGATCCTTATGTAAATATCTGCCTTGTCTCATGtaagtttctaaaataattacaTGCTCTGAAACTCTCTTCATACCACTTTTAGATGGGGCAGGGCAACCTCACCTTTTTTTGGgggacaaagtctggctctgtcacccagactggagtgcaatggtacaatttcagctcactgtaacttccgcctcacaggttcaagtcatcctcccacttcagcctcccaagtagctgggacgacaggtgcgtgacaccacacctggctaatttgcgttgtgttgtgtgtgtgtgtgtgtgtgtgtgtgtgtttttgtagagacagggtttcactatgttgcccaggctggtcttgaactcctgagctcagcaatctgcccatctcagcctcccaagtgggattacaggcatgagccactatgcctggcaataCTTATATTTAAATTCTGCCAAACACAACCTTCACTGAATTGCTAGGCACAAAAAGGCACTTAACACAATCTGACTACCATGATATGCAGCAGGAAAAGAGCCTCTCAGCTATACCATGGAAGAGTGGTGGCCAGTGTGGATGTGGTTGGTCAAAACTCTGGCCAGGTTGGTGTTATCTTCCTGATTAAGGGGCAGCAGGAAAGCTGGAAGACCCAAATATGCACCAAAATTCAGCTCCTGTAACATGGCCTGAAATGGAGATAAAGAGGAAAAGGTTGAGCTAACAAGcaaatagctttcttttctttctttctttttgagacaaagtttcactctgtcacccaggctggagtgcagtggcacaatctcgattcactgcagccttgatctccccaAGCTCAattcatcctcctacctcagcctcctgagtagctgggaccacaggcatgcaccaccatgcctggctaagttttttttttttttttttttttttgagacggagtttcgctcttgttacccaggctggagtgcaatggcgcgatctcggctcaccgcaacctccgcctcctggtttcaggcaattctcctgcctcagcctcctgagtagctgggattacaggcacgcactaccatgcccagctaatttttttgtatttttagtagagacggggtttcaccatgttgaccgggatggtctcgatctcttgaccttgtgatccacccgcctcggcctcccaaagtgctgggattacaggcttgagccaccgcgcccggcccagttttgtattttttatagatatggagtttcactatgctgcccaggctggtctcaaagtcctgagctccagtgatcctatagcctcagcctcccatagtgctaggattatagatgtgcatcactgctcctggcctaatagctttaatttcattgtttcaaTTGATTTACCAAGTTATTGGGGATGGGAGGGGGCCACTCTCCCCACCCAGCTTGGTTACAGACCTAATCTTTAGAAAGATCTAGCAAAGAAGTCAAACAGTCTTACCGCCTCGGAGTTCCTGCGGATCTTCTCCACTTTTGAGTCTGGACGAATCCATGGAGAAAGCTTTCCCACAATTAGCGTATTCCAGTCTGTACTCCCCCACccaagaaagacaaatactgaatAAGGTTCAGCACTTTACTtgttcaatttttagtttttagtaggAACTCAAGAGTAGAAATGAGAGACAAAGGTTTTTTTTCTACATAGATGCGGGATAGCCTGGTGCAGaatagagaaggaaggagaaaacaagTTATCTATATCCCAGGGACTAACAAATATATCCAAGTTAGAAAAGGAGGAGAATGAGGGCCCCGATAAAGCAGAAGTTGTTATTGCCTCTAATAATTAAGGGGCATATGGGATGGTCCCTACCCCTTCCTGACAGCAGTAGGTCTGATCGTGTCTGGGGGCCAGGCCGATTCTTAGCAGGTTCCTGAATGAACTCCCTCTTGAAACGCGGATGGAAGACAGGCATGCAGAGGAAATCAAACCTACAACCGCGACAGACCCAGAATCATGTAAAGAGAGCAGCAGTGCCAGAGAGCCAAGCAACTGGATTTAGGCTATCTTGATTTTCCACAGCCCATTCAGCTGCCATCAGTTCACCCCACTAGGCTGCTGAGTTTAGACCACCTTGGGGGATATCACTTCTGCTGTactgtgcctcaatttctcccCAAAACACAGCCATGGAAAATTTAAGGAGAAAACGATGGAAATCCAcaagcagaatttttttctcaAGTGTCACTGTCTTTCCAAGATCCTCACATCCTGATTTGTCCCAGTTCCGCCCACGCCTCCCCCGTCAAAATTAGCCTCTTCTCTCCCTTGCCCCCTAAAACCTCCTCCCACTCCCAGACAATAATCGCGACCTCCAGGGCCCTTTTGAGTTTACTCGACAACTCCCCCAACT
The sequence above is a segment of the Saimiri boliviensis isolate mSaiBol1 chromosome 2, mSaiBol1.pri, whole genome shotgun sequence genome. Coding sequences within it:
- the PRMT5 gene encoding protein arginine N-methyltransferase 5 isoform X1, with amino-acid sequence MLGPNSGTEKGKLVIPEKQGFDFLCMPVFHPRFKREFIQEPAKNRPGPQTRSDLLLSGRDWNTLIVGKLSPWIRPDSKVEKIRRNSEAAMLQELNFGAYLGLPAFLLPLNQEDNTNLARVLTNHIHTGHHSSMFWMRVPLVAPEDLRDDIIENAPITHTQEYSGEEKTWMWWHNFRTLCDYSKRIAVALEIGADLPSNHVIDRWLGEPIKAAILPTSIFLTNKKGFPVLSKMHQRLIFRLLKLEVQFIITGTNHHSEKEFCSYLQYLEYLSQNRPPPNAYELFAKGYEDYLQSPLQPLMDNLESQTYEVFEKDPIKYSQYQQAIYKCLLDRVPEEEKDSNVQVLMVLGAGRGPLVNASLRAAKQADRRIKLYAVEKNPNAVVTLENWQFEEWGSQVTVVSSDMREWVAPEKADIIVSELLGSFADNELSPECLDGAQHFLKDDGVSIPGAYTSFLAPISSSKLYNEVRACREKDRDPEAQFEMPYVVRLHNFHQLSAPQPCFTFSHPNRDPVIDNNRYCTLEFPVEVNTVLHGFAGYFETVLYQDITLSIRPETHSPGMFSWFPILFPIKQPITVREGQTICVRFWRCSSSKKGSSHQSEDLRPGGEELVLDLKLRTASRAPWNIPENMGFEQNFSPSLFLFRWFCVRGNRNKVIALSCTTLLPPAAIFPHLT
- the PRMT5 gene encoding protein arginine N-methyltransferase 5 isoform X4, which produces MAAMAVGGAGGSRVSSGRDLNCVPEIADTLGAVAKQGFDFLCMPVFHPRFKREFIQEPAKNRPGPQTRSDLLLSGRDWNTLIVGKLSPWIRPDSKVEKIRRNSEAAMLQELNFGAYLGLPAFLLPLNQEDNTNLARVLTNHIHTGHHSSMFWMRVPLVAPEDLRDDIIENAPITHTQEYSGEEKTWMWWHNFRTLCDYSKRIAVALEIGADLPSNHVIDRWLGEPIKAAILPTSIFLTNKKGFPVLSKMHQRLIFRLLKLEVQFIITGTNHHSEKEFCSYLQYLEYLSQNRPPPNAYELFAKGYEDYLQSPLQPLMDNLESQTYEVFEKDPIKYSQYQQAIYKCLLDRVPEEEKDSNVQVLMVLGAGRGPLVNASLRAAKQADRRIKLYAVEKNPNAVVTLENWQFEEWGSQVTVVSSDMREWVAPEKADIIVSELLGSFADNELSPECLDGAQHFLKDDGVSIPGAYTSFLAPISSSKLYNEVRACREKDRDPEAQFEMPYVVRLHNFHQLSAPQPCFTFSHPNRDPVIDNNRYCTLEFPVEVNTVLHGFAGYFETVLYQDITLSIRPETHSPGMFSWFPILFPIKQPITVREGQTICVRFWRCSSSKKGSSHQSEDLRPGGEELVLDLKLRTASRAPWNIPENMGFEQNFSPSLFLFRWFCVRGNRNKVIALSCTTLLPPAAIFPHLT
- the PRMT5 gene encoding protein arginine N-methyltransferase 5 isoform X3, which produces MLQELNFGAYLGLPAFLLPLNQEDNTNLARVLTNHIHTGHHSSMFWMRVPLVAPEDLRDDIIENAPITHTQEYSGEEKTWMWWHNFRTLCDYSKRIAVALEIGADLPSNHVIDRWLGEPIKAAILPTSIFLTNKKGFPVLSKMHQRLIFRLLKLEVQFIITGTNHHSEKEFCSYLQYLEYLSQNRPPPNAYELFAKGYEDYLQSPLQPLMDNLESQTYEVFEKDPIKYSQYQQAIYKCLLDRVPEEEKDSNVQVLMVLGAGRGPLVNASLRAAKQADRRIKLYAVEKNPNAVVTLENWQFEEWGSQVTVVSSDMREWVAPEKADIIVSELLGSFADNELSPECLDGAQHFLKDDGVSIPGAYTSFLAPISSSKLYNEVRACREKDRDPEAQFEMPYVVRLHNFHQLSAPQPCFTFSHPNRDPVIDNNRYCTLEFPVEVNTVLHGFAGYFETVLYQDITLSIRPETHSPGMFSWFPILFPIKQPITVREGQTICVRFWRCSSSKKGSSHQSEDLRPGGEELVLDLKLRTASRAPWNIPENMGFEQNFSPSLFLFRWFCVRGNRNKVIALSCTTLLPPAAIFPHLT
- the PRMT5 gene encoding protein arginine N-methyltransferase 5 isoform X2, which gives rise to MLGPNSGTEKGKLVIPEKQGFDFLCMPVFHPRFKREFIQEPAKNRPGPQTRSDLLLSGRDWNTLIVGKLSPWIRPDSKVEKIRRNSEAAMLQELNFGAYLGLPAFLLPLNQEDNTNLARVLTNHIHTGHHSSMFWMRVPLVAPEDLRDDIIENAPITHTQEYSGEEKTWMWWHNFRTLCDYSKRIAVALEIGADLPSNHVIDRWLGEPIKAAILPTSIFLTNKKGFPVLSKMHQRLIFRLLKLEVQFIITGTNHHSEKEFCSYLQYLEYLSQNRPPPNAYELFAKGYEDYLQSPLQPLMDNLESQTYEVFEKDPIKYSQYQQAIYKCLLDRVPEEEKDSNVQVLMVLGAGRGPLVNASLRAAKQADRRIKLYAVEKNPNAVVTLENWQFEEWGSQVTVVSSDMREWVAPEKADIIVSELLGSFADNELSPECLDGAQHFLKDDGVSIPGAYTSFLAPISSSKLYNEVRACREKDRDPEAQFEMPYVVRLHNFHQLSAPQPCFTFSHPNRDPVIDNNRYCTLEFPVEVNTVLHGFAGYFETVLYQDITLSIRPETHSPGMFSWFPILFPIKQPITVREGQTICVRFWRCSSSKKVWYEWAVTAPVCSAIHNPTGRSYTIGL
- the PRMT5 gene encoding protein arginine N-methyltransferase 5 isoform X5; protein product: MAAMAVGGAGGSRVSSGRDLNCVPEIADTLGAVAKQGFDFLCMPVFHPRFKREFIQEPAKNRPGPQTRSDLLLSGRDWNTLIVGKLSPWIRPDSKVEKIRRNSEAAMLQELNFGAYLGLPAFLLPLNQEDNTNLARVLTNHIHTGHHSSMFWMRVPLVAPEDLRDDIIENAPITHTQEYSGEEKTWMWWHNFRTLCDYSKRIAVALEIGADLPSNHVIDRWLGEPIKAAILPTSIFLTNKKGFPVLSKMHQRLIFRLLKLEVQFIITGTNHHSEKEFCSYLQYLEYLSQNRPPPNAYELFAKGYEDYLQSPLQPLMDNLESQTYEVFEKDPIKYSQYQQAIYKCLLDRVPEEEKDSNVQVLMVLGAGRGPLVNASLRAAKQADRRIKLYAVEKNPNAVVTLENWQFEEWGSQVTVVSSDMREWVAPEKADIIVSELLGSFADNELSPECLDGAQHFLKDDGVSIPGAYTSFLAPISSSKLYNEVRACREKDRDPEAQFEMPYVVRLHNFHQLSAPQPCFTFSHPNRDPVIDNNRYCTLEFPVEVNTVLHGFAGYFETVLYQDITLSIRPETHSPGMFSWFPILFPIKQPITVREGQTICVRFWRCSSSKKVWYEWAVTAPVCSAIHNPTGRSYTIGL